aagtagaaattatttttcaagacatcagtagaagaaataatttgaaacacttgattttttataaacgaGAAGACTAACGTTTTTTccgtttgtttcattttttaaaaaatttcctattaacattttaaaaatacaaaatagatACTCACTAAAAGTGGATATTCATTCACAATGAATAAccgttttcttttgtattacTAGCAGGACAGCTCAAGTAGTGGAATACTATTTTCGCATCTATAAAATCGCTTGAGTGTAGCGTTCATATACCATTTTTCCTTCGTTAAAACTACTTGATTATTATGTGACTACTTCGATACTTCTGTGGAGCTGATTATTAGAAATCTCAAAAAAGAACTGCggacagtttttttttgttacccgatcatatttacattttttcagtATCAAAAAATaacatgttatttttaaaaattccatatcTATTAATCTTTACACACTGTAAGCAATAAAACTTTCTAATACATCTCATAAACCGCCTCGTTTGTCGGACAAGATTCGTTGTGAAACTATATGTTCAAATATTCCTTATACTTTTGTACGTTGTGTATAGtcattttaaactttaaagGCAAACTTGCTTGATTAACACATTGATTAGACCAGGGACGTTGATtgaatagtatttcaaataaaatcaatcATATTTCATCAACGCGACACACTccatttgtaaaattaatttgataatattttaacttgAACTATTTGGTTTAGTTGTTTTTCACGTCTGTCGCTTTTGTTAACAAGTTTAACTTCCATTGTTTTTACAGCATTTTACTGACTCTTTACgttttgacaaaaataaaaacggtaCTACACtcttataaaattatagtttattaatttgcaAATAACAGTAttcaacttttaaatattataggctataatacatgaaaaaatatttttcttatgtaaagttatacaataattttttgatgTCTTGTTCCTATCATTAATAATAGTagtcattaaaaaaaagatcagGTACAATATTACAACGGAATCATTTGTTCTATAATATTAACCACAGTACACACTGAAAAGAAGTCTTGCCTATTTTTACTGCTAACGTCACAAGAATCTCATGCGTTAGCTATAGCTAATTTCACTTACATAGTACATTTAAGgctaaattacaaatttttcttttcataacgTGAACATACGTTATAAGTATACATTTTCCTCATTTCTGATTTAAAAccaatacaaaaattacagtttttttCAACTTGAAGATATcttgacaaaaaaaataaatatgtattttgcaCTGATTTTCGGCATTTTTTTGTCTCAAAATTTATATCAGTGCATTTCTGCAATAATTAATCAtagtttacaaaaaaaaaaacccaaaAGGGCTTTTCCTCTTGAATGGTTCAGGCAGtattacatttctttaataaacaattcaaaTGTTCAGAATAACCCGCTACGAAATCTTGGGGATTCAACAAAAATACCAATAAGCATCCCTTTTTTCACAGATAGTGCTTCCAATAcgtttttttatacatttattcttGTTGGTTCTCCACCCCAATTACAAACAGTCATTCTAGATACAGGTAGCAGCATCTTGGGGTTTCCGTGTAGCTTTTGCACACAGTGTGGTATTCATGACCTTCCTTCTTTTAAAGCATGGTCGTCCAACAGCTCATATTATATATCCTGCACGTCACCCCAATGCTTTCAAAAGGATTGCTCTGTTACTGAGCCAACTGAAATGTGCCGTTATTATCAAGGATATGTCGAGGGCTCCTCAATAGAAGGGTTCTATTTTAgtgatataatttcttttggtaTGATGTCTCAGCATAGTCCATCTATTAGATACGACTATATAGGATGCCACACTCAAGAAACTCATTTATTCAAAACACAGGTATTTACACTACGAATACGTCTAACCTTTAATGCAGCTTGATTAGCATTTCTAGCGTCTAGTCAAAGGTGCACGTTATGTTTGCAGACCGCTAACGGTATCGTGGGCTTATCCTCCCCTACCGTACCCGAGCAAccatattttattgaaaagatCATTCATAGAATACccaattcaaaaaaaatttttgcaATGTGCGGCGCTGACCAGGGTGGTATGCTACAATTAGGTGGTTATAACGCATCATATCATTTACCGCGCGGCTTGTCAAGTAACAGCAATCTGAGTGGACATACAACACTTACTTTAACTGTAAATTACTATAACAGAAATTTACTAgttaattattctattttagaCACCTGCAGAGGATTTCCTTGATACAGTAGGGATGAATAACGCACAAGATTCTTCTATAATGTGGACGCCTAATTTATCTTATAGGGGGTTTTCAATTGAAATCAGAAGAATTGAACTGTTGTTGAAGAATATCTCTGTAGATATTCCAATAACAAAAGAGTGTTCTCTTGATTCAGGTACGTCATATGACACTTTGGTAGAACATTTTTGTGTTTAGTGCGTTATTGTTATAATAACTTCTATATGAGCTTATTATAGGATCTACATATACATCGTTCCCCTTACATATTATCACCGctttaaaaagttttataacaaattcgTGTACAAATTCAACAGAACCACCTTGTAACACGCAGcttacttttaaagaaaacggCTTATGTTGGAGTAATCTTTCCATTGAGGAAACCGATAAATTATTCCCAACGCTCCTTTTAATATTACCGTAGTGTTTATTTATGTgcttaatatttttgaaaacatgtCAATAGCAGTAGTGAAAAGCGAGTCTAAAAATCTTATAAGTCATGTGTGTGTGCTTTCTAGAAAAAATGAGACCATTAATCTACAGCCTACATCATATTTTTCTCGAGGAGAAAATGATAATGAGTTATGTATTCAAATGGAAAACCGGAAGAATGATGTATGTATTTTGGGAATgagtttttttaaacataaaaatgtaattttcgatttggaagagaaaaaaattggtaaaaaatttgtttacaactGATCTACTTCTCATTACGGTGTCAAGGTTTCGTGAAAGCCAGCTGTCCATCTGTGTCAATTCCTGATGATATTTTTTCGTCTGCTTTAACTTTACCCGTAAGTTTTTCAATATGATTTCTACTAGAATTAAAACTGTTGACATTGTTTAATTGTCCTTTTTTGCTGGTCTTTCTTCATTATCCTTCCACTTCAACCACACTTTCAATAAACTCACTTTTTGCTTTCatcactttttttctttgtctcTTTTTCACGCAATTTCGTCTATATTAAAGTTGTGtatggtctcattttaattttttttaaattcattaaattatcttCTTTATCCGAAATCTTTTTTACTTCTTTCAGTTTAGATCTCTCTGCTTCTGTTTCCTTACTCTTTTTCCTTTATCATGAAGTCtccttgaattttttataattttttacttcgaTTTGCGCTTtggttatttttcttttcatgttttctaaaaagtaaatttagaactttttctttttctgtgtaGGAGATAAAAGATAGATGGGATACTGTTTTTTCGGTTGAATTAAACGAATCATTTATCTTATCTAATGGGCTACTTTCTATAATTGTCCACAGTATAGTTTATTCGTACTTTATTCCTTTTACTATGACATTCGTATGGTCTGTAGTAATTCCTTTTTGCTTGTTCGTATTTCTCACTTATATCATCGTCAAATTTATCAAGCGCTTCTTGTGCAAAGCTTCCGAGAAGGTTCAATATCAACCTCTTTCGTGGAATAGTGGTGAGTCGTGAAATTAGTTTataaggaaaattaaaaacaaattttaaatacaaaaccATTCTTTTTACTAATAATTGTCGAATTATGTTTTTAGACGGAATGGTGGAAGAGTTAATAGCATAGTACATAAAATtagaacattttaaaattatgctGTAGTGTGAAATCACGactatatttttgaaaaaattcttaaggcgaacgaagataaaaaaattttcacaGTTATATCTTCcgttcattttaaaaaatatgaatacatttctttactgaattcaataaaaaattctttgttataaaatttggttaatttaaaaaaaaaaaatttagataGTGagcaaaattaaacagttaaaatatttggaaatgaataaaaatataaccgaaACATATTCAATTCATGAGAAAAGAAACTATCTGGCTCAAATTAGTTTGTTAGTTTGC
The Hylaeus volcanicus isolate JK05 unplaced genomic scaffold, UHH_iyHylVolc1.0_haploid 12221, whole genome shotgun sequence DNA segment above includes these coding regions:
- the LOC128883141 gene encoding plasmepsin V-like isoform X1, translating into MYFALIFGIFLSQNLYQCISAIINHSLQKKKPKRAFPLEWFRQYYISLINNSNVQNNPLRNLGDSTKIPISIPFFTDSASNTFFYTFILVGSPPQLQTVILDTGSSILGFPCSFCTQCGIHDLPSFKAWSSNSSYYISCTSPQCFQKDCSVTEPTEMCRYYQGYVEGSSIEGFYFSDIISFGMMSQHSPSIRYDYIGCHTQETHLFKTQTANGIVGLSSPTVPEQPYFIEKIIHRIPNSKKIFAMCGADQGGMLQLGGYNASYHLPRGLSSNSNLSGHTTLTLTTPAEDFLDTVGMNNAQDSSIMWTPNLSYRGFSIEIRRIELLLKNISVDIPITKECSLDSGSTYTSFPLHIITALKSFITNSCTNSTEPPCNTQLTFKENGLCWSNLSIEETDKLFPTLLLILPKNETINLQPTSYFSRGENDNELCIQMENRKNDVCILGMSFFKHKNVIFDLEEKKIGFVKASCPSVSIPDDIFSSALTLPEIKDRWDTVFSVELNESFILSNGLLSIIVHIIPFCLFVFLTYIIVKFIKRFLCKASEKVQYQPLSWNSDGMVEELIA
- the LOC128883141 gene encoding plasmepsin V-like isoform X5, whose amino-acid sequence is MYFALIFGIFLSQNLYQCISAIINHSLQKKKPKRAFPLEWFRQYYISLINNSNVQNNPLRNLGDSTKIPISIPFFTDSASNTFFYTFILVGSPPQLQTVILDTGSSILGFPCSFCTQCGIHDLPSFKAWSSNSSYYISCTSPQCFQKDCSVTEPTEMCRYYQGYVEGSSIEGFYFSDIISFGMMSQHSPSIRYDYIGCHTQETHLFKTQTANGIVGLSSPTVPEQPYFIEKIIHRIPNSKKIFAMCGADQGGMLQLGGYNASYHLPRGLSSNSNLSGHTTLTLTTPAEDFLDTVGMNNAQDSSIMWTPNLSYRGFSIEIRRIELLLKNISVDIPITKECSLDSAYYRIYIYIVPLTYYHRFKKFYNKFVYKFNRTTL
- the LOC128883141 gene encoding plasmepsin V-like isoform X2 — its product is MYFALIFGIFLSQNLYQCISAIINHSLQKKKPKRAFPLEWFRQYYISLINNSNVQNNPLRNLGDSTKIPISIPFFTDSASNTFFYTFILVGSPPQLQTVILDTGSSILGFPCSFCTQCGIHDLPSFKAWSSNSSYYISCTSPQCFQKDCSVTEPTEMCRYYQGYVEGSSIEGFYFSDIISFGMMSQHSPSIRYDYIGCHTQETHLFKTQTANGIVGLSSPTVPEQPYFIEKIIHRIPNSKKIFAMCGADQGGMLQLGGYNASYHLPRGLSSNSNLSGHTTLTLTTPAEDFLDTVGMNNAQDSSIMWTPNLSYRGFSIEIRRIELLLKNISVDIPITKECSLDSGSTYTSFPLHIITALKSFITNSCTNSTEPPCNTQLTFKENGLCWSNLSIEETDKLFPTLLLILP
- the LOC128883141 gene encoding plasmepsin V-like isoform X3, whose amino-acid sequence is MPHSRNSFIQNTAFLASSQRCTLCLQTANGIVGLSSPTVPEQPYFIEKIIHRIPNSKKIFAMCGADQGGMLQLGGYNASYHLPRGLSSNSNLSGHTTLTLTTPAEDFLDTVGMNNAQDSSIMWTPNLSYRGFSIEIRRIELLLKNISVDIPITKECSLDSGSTYTSFPLHIITALKSFITNSCTNSTEPPCNTQLTFKENGLCWSNLSIEETDKLFPTLLLILPKNETINLQPTSYFSRGENDNELCIQMENRKNDVCILGMSFFKHKNVIFDLEEKKIGFVKASCPSVSIPDDIFSSALTLPEIKDRWDTVFSVELNESFILSNGLLSIIVHIIPFCLFVFLTYIIVKFIKRFLCKASEKVQYQPLSWNSDGMVEELIA
- the LOC128883141 gene encoding plasmepsin V-like isoform X4 — its product is MPHSRNSFIQNTASSQRCTLCLQTANGIVGLSSPTVPEQPYFIEKIIHRIPNSKKIFAMCGADQGGMLQLGGYNASYHLPRGLSSNSNLSGHTTLTLTTPAEDFLDTVGMNNAQDSSIMWTPNLSYRGFSIEIRRIELLLKNISVDIPITKECSLDSGSTYTSFPLHIITALKSFITNSCTNSTEPPCNTQLTFKENGLCWSNLSIEETDKLFPTLLLILPKNETINLQPTSYFSRGENDNELCIQMENRKNDVCILGMSFFKHKNVIFDLEEKKIGFVKASCPSVSIPDDIFSSALTLPEIKDRWDTVFSVELNESFILSNGLLSIIVHIIPFCLFVFLTYIIVKFIKRFLCKASEKVQYQPLSWNSDGMVEELIA